The following is a genomic window from Paenibacillus sp. FSL R5-0766.
ACCAGCAATACGTTGGATTCAGAGGTAACATGGAAACTGCCAAATTCTTTATCGATGCACTCTTCGATGTTTTTGAAATAATCGGCAATCTGCACATCCCCGTTCTCTAACTTCAATGCACGATATTTCTCCATGATCGCCACACACAGGGCTGATTTATTTCTTAATTCCCATACAAGCGTATCCAGCTCTTCGAGCTCCGACTGCTCTAACTGTTCCCAGGCTGCCTTATTCTCCGGATCGGTCACAAAGCGGGAGTAGTCATTGATCACAGCCTCCAGCTCTGAACTATGCTGAATCGTATGATCATACTTACTCGCGAGCTTATCGAATTTCTCTGCAAATTCACTCAAACATGTCTGAAAATGAACCAATGTGATCATTTCTTTTCCCCCTATACGTTGTCTCGATCATGTATCATGTACCTCATGCGTTTACAACGCTCCATTCTGCTGGAGCATCTATGAAGGCTTTGCCCTGAGCCACGATGCCAACCGATCCCTCAATCGTAATACTCCCAAGTTCTGCGCCATCCCACTGGGCTACCACTTTGATCGCACCACCGGGCTGCTTGATGTACTGCGTAATCTGCCTCTGCTGGCTCCATGCGAGATACGCTCCTACGGAGGCCGTACCCGAACCACACCCTCTTTCCCAGATCAGACTGTCCAGCTCCGGAACATAGATGAGTGGGGCCATTTCTTCCAAGTGTGATTGATATAACAAGATACCAATCAGCTTATCTCCCAGGGTTAGTCCCAGTAATCTTGCAAGGGTCTGTGCCCTCTTCTTCATCGTATCGTCGAAGTCATCAACTTCGATCACGATATGGATGAACTCAGCGTACCGGATGATCACCATATCGAGCTCCATGCCTTCATATCGGATTGTTCGTTGTTCGATCTGCTTCGGAATCGGCATGGTTACCTGACAGTCGTATTCGTTCTGCTGCTTCTTCACATGGCACATGATCAATTGGTCGGTTCCGGAAACCTCCAACATGATATCCATAGATTCCTGATGTGCCAGTTCTGCTTCAGATGCGAGGTGTGCTGCAAGTGCCATACAGGCATTGCCACAGAACTCTCCTCCGGCCATTTCCAGATGAGAAGCGGCTTCCGGTCTCCTCGTTGGTTCAATGAATCCCACTTGCTCAGCATAAACGTTGTCATACGACATTAGGCGGGTAGCAATATGACTGTATTGCTCGGCTGCATGATCCGTTTTAACCAGAATCGTCATGTTTTGAGTGGGACTGAACTTGATAAAATCGATCTCCTGTTTCATCGCAGCGACTACTCCTGTTCTCCTTTTTTATCTAATAGTAATTATTACGATTAAACGTCGAGAAAAATATAGCACATCCTTTTGGAAAGCGTCAACAAATATTTCCATTTTAAAAAATAAAATTTCATAATACCTTTAGCTGCCCCTCCTGTAAGAAAACCCAAACAGAGCTGACGCTTATGCGCCAGCCCTAGCCATAACTACACCGTCTGATAAGATTCAACGAATCGTCGTTCCTACCTTGCTCTCACTTAAAAAAGGGAATACGAAAAACGGTTGCCGTCGAACGGAACCGTTTCGATCTGGATATGATCCAGTGATTAACTGTACTCATCACTCTTGATGTGCTTGCACATTGTGCAGTGCCCGTTCAGCCAGTGCTGCCAGAAGATGTGCTCCCAGCGGCAGAGCCCGTTCATCCACATCAAAGCCAGGGTGATGCCACTCATGCGGGCCAGAGGTGCCCAGGAAGAGGAACAGGCCGGGAACTTCTTTTTGATAAAAGGAAAAGTCCTCACCTGCTGGAGAAGGTAGCGGTCTAACACTATTCAATCCAATCTCACTTGCAACTTGATCCGCCGCAGATGCAAGAGATTCATCGTTGACCACAGCAGGAGGTCCCTGAATCCAGCGAACCGTAGCCCGTGTGCCATAAGCTGCTGCCACACCAGCGACTACCTGATTGAAACGCTCGCGAATCCGTGCACGCACTTTCTCATCAAAGGTACGCACTGTGCCATCGAGGATCGCTTCATCGGGAATGACGTTCCAGGCTGTACCGCTGTGGAGCTTGGTGACGCTGATTACGGCACTCTCCTGTGCTCCAACATTACGGCTCACAATCGCCTGTAGAGCCGTAACAATATGTGCGGCAACCACGATTGGATCAATGCCTGCTTCAGGCACGGCTGCGTGGGTGCCTACACCTTCCACTTTGACAACAAAACCGTCTGCTGCTGCCATCAATGCGCCTTCCCGAATGCCCACCGTACCTACCTGGAGATCAGGCTTGTTATGCAAACCAAATACGGCCCGAACATCGGTTAATGCGCCGCTCTGGATCACTTGCCGAGCACCCGTTGCTTTTTCCTCCGATGGCTGGAATATCAACCGTACTTTTCCCGGTAGAATGGACTCACGCTGTTTCAGTAATCGTGCAGCACCAATCAGAATTGCCGTGTGTGCGTCATGTCCGCAAGCGTGCATTTTTCCATCTACCTGGGAGGCAAATTCCAGCTTTGTCTCTTCCTGAATGGGCAGCGCATCAATATCTGCTCTTAGGGCAACCACAGGACCATCCCCTTGACCCACTTCAGCGACAAGCCCTGTCCGCAGCGCATATTCGTCTGCAATACGGACGCCTTCCTCTTCCAGCCAACTGCGAATGGCTGCCGTCGTCTCCCTTTCCTCGCCGGACAATTCCGGGTTACGATGCAGATGTCGCCGAATGGTGATTAAACGTTCCGCGAATTCTTCCGCCCGTTCACCGTAAAGTTCATACTCGGGGCCCTGTATTTGTTGCTCAGAATGCTGCTTGGGCTGTTCCAGATCACTTTTCATCACATGGCCTCCCATTCGTATATATTCGTTGCTATATTAACTGCCTAACTCTATAAGATTGCAACTTCCTGTTCCTTGGATTCCAGTGCAAATTCACTGAGTCCCTGCTCTGCCAGAATCTCACGCAACAATTCGAATGAACGAATTCGCTTGGTAAAGTCCCGTGTAGCTGTAGTCACAATGAACTCTTCTACAGCAAACTCCTGCTGGAACTTCAGCAGTGCCTG
Proteins encoded in this region:
- a CDS encoding diaminopimelate epimerase gives rise to the protein MKQEIDFIKFSPTQNMTILVKTDHAAEQYSHIATRLMSYDNVYAEQVGFIEPTRRPEAASHLEMAGGEFCGNACMALAAHLASEAELAHQESMDIMLEVSGTDQLIMCHVKKQQNEYDCQVTMPIPKQIEQRTIRYEGMELDMVIIRYAEFIHIVIEVDDFDDTMKKRAQTLARLLGLTLGDKLIGILLYQSHLEEMAPLIYVPELDSLIWERGCGSGTASVGAYLAWSQQRQITQYIKQPGGAIKVVAQWDGAELGSITIEGSVGIVAQGKAFIDAPAEWSVVNA
- a CDS encoding amidohydrolase encodes the protein MKSDLEQPKQHSEQQIQGPEYELYGERAEEFAERLITIRRHLHRNPELSGEERETTAAIRSWLEEEGVRIADEYALRTGLVAEVGQGDGPVVALRADIDALPIQEETKLEFASQVDGKMHACGHDAHTAILIGAARLLKQRESILPGKVRLIFQPSEEKATGARQVIQSGALTDVRAVFGLHNKPDLQVGTVGIREGALMAAADGFVVKVEGVGTHAAVPEAGIDPIVVAAHIVTALQAIVSRNVGAQESAVISVTKLHSGTAWNVIPDEAILDGTVRTFDEKVRARIRERFNQVVAGVAAAYGTRATVRWIQGPPAVVNDESLASAADQVASEIGLNSVRPLPSPAGEDFSFYQKEVPGLFLFLGTSGPHEWHHPGFDVDERALPLGAHLLAALAERALHNVQAHQE